TCACTCATGGTCTCCTCAGTGCCCTCTAGCCTGGGTGCCTTGTGCCAAGACCGTGTGCCTCTCCTAGCACCATGGAAAGGTGACTGGGATAAGGTAGGACGTGTTTGTGACTGGCTTGTCAGCCTCATGCTGGCAATGAATGTGGCACCCCCTGGCTCCCTTCCATGGCCACTTCAACCCAAAGCCACCCAACCGCACAGCTTGGAGACCTCGCCGTGTGTACGTGGGGGGACTAAGTCAGGCAAGGCTTTAATCTGCAGGGGCCCCAGTTAACCAAGCACTGGCCTTTAAGCATCAGCTTAAGCTTTTTGCTCACACTCTTTGGTGGATGaggcttgtttttaaagcacatttctcTCCCGAGCTGAGGTGATGATATCCTAATGAACAGCAAGGGGGCTTTTATTGTTCTCTATTTAAACACCAGTGAAACATTTTGGCTCAATGCTTTTTCAAAGTCTGTAAGAGCAAGCTCTCCTACCTTCCTGGGTGCCTTGCATggagcaccagccctgctcatGGTACGGGACAGGTCTTCTCCCCACAGGTGGCCGGGCTGAGCTCCAGCTGTAGTCCCAGGCAGGATGGGGGGCACCAGCTCCCACCGTGCTGCACAACTTTGACAACACCAGCACCCATCTTcaggctgctccagcctcctccaCATGGTCTTTCTCCATGTCAATTTCTCAGGCCATCCATCTCCAAAGCAGGGCTTTCCATCCCAGGTGCTGACCTCTTCTCCAGCACGAATTGAGgtcacaggaaagcaaaaccagagtCTTGCAGGCTAGCAGTGAAGTTGTTTTCATCATCCCTTCAATGCTCAAGTCGATTGAAAATCTAGGCTCTGCTGACCTCTAGGGGACTACCATAAAATCCGAAAGCATAAAGCCTTGAAAGCTGGTCGTATACTACAGCACTTTTACGCTCTGTCAAGGAGCCCTGCGGTGGGTGTAGCATAGCTGACATCCACTTCTGGGCACTTCAGCACTGCTACAGGCTGTAAATAAAACCTGGCCCAAACACTCCCTCCTCCACCACACCATTACAGCTGCAGTGTCTTGAGAAAAGTGTACAAGCAAGGTAAGGCCGTTATAGAGAGAGATTACCTGCTAGCAGAGTGCCCTGCAtcatttctacttttatttcagcttgGAGAAGTGCCTGGGAGCTTCAACGCTTGTTTGCTTTCTCCCCCCACTGCATTAGTTTGGGTAATAAAAGGTACTATACTATTTTCTATAAATCTTGCCTCAGTTTTGTCTGCACAACGACAGCACTACTCAGTGAAAAGCACAGACACATACACCTAGGCACTGGAAATGAAGTTAAACATACTCATATTGCCTTTCCTCACTCACTAAGCAAGTGGTGGGAGCATGAATCTttttgcagaggagaaggaacaTGAAGatttggagaaagaaagcattgaTTCTGATGTGCTCCTTAAAGCAGCACATGGACCTgctaagggggggggggggggggtgtaacTCCCCATTTCCCAACTGATTCTGCTCGGTGACAGCTCTGGGGGGAAACACTGCATTAGGCAGGAACTCACAGAGACAACACAAAGTGCAGACCTCCGGTGGCTCTATTTTCCTTGGTACAAAGCCAAAATCCATCAAACCCTGGGATAGCCCGATTTCTCAAACTGGGGAACGAGTGATGCAACTCTGGAGAGGTGGAGTGCGGACAGTCCTGGACTGTGGCATGGAGCAGAGTGCCCCCAGTTGCAGCCACCATCTTGTGTGGgcctccccatccccagagcagggcagctgagGCCTATTTCAGCAGAGATCAGCTGTCCAAACTGCTAAGTTCACTTGAACTTCTGAAGCAGGGAGAAGTCCATCCAGCAGACCTGAGCGGGCAGTGGGCTCCACGTTGCTGAAGACAGGCTGGCTACATCACCTCTTCCACGAGAGCAGCTCTATCTGCAAGAGGGCAGTAGTCAGAGCCCAATTGCCACAGTGGCTTCCACTGTACTCACGTGTCCCTCAAAAGGTCATAGGGCTTGTGCTGCTCGGACTGTTTACCAACAGAAAGGGGTTAGCCCTggaagatcctgtctgaagaaaattattgagatttttctcacacacCCATCAGGAATGGCTTCAGAGCTGCCACTGAGGGCTCTGGATGCACCACAGGGCACATCGCTGCCATGGTCCTCCTACAGAGTGCTCATGTCATGGaaagtgccaaaaaaaatgaaatgtgaagtGCTAAGTTAAAGAATTTGCTCTTCCACGGAttggaaaatgttcttcaacCCACCGACAGAGGCTCATGACAAAAGGCAACGACTGGCAGTGTTCCTTCAACTAAATCAGAGTGAGGAGATGTCACAGTGACAATTAAAAGTGTGGTGTTTAAGCAAAAGAGACAAATGAATTGAACAGAACCAccaattttcatttcaacattGTTACATGTCTCTTAATTAGAACAGATGTCTCCCTAATctgtgcaaaacagaaacaggacCTGGGAGGTCTGAAACACTTGCTTATCCACAAATATTACCACTAATTTCCATGTTCCAACAGCAAATCTACTGCCTCAGGCTGCACCGAATGGAAAGATCTGGCACTTCTGGATCCTGCCCTGCAAAGCATGGATTACTCTGCCGTACCCAAAGCTCAGATGGAATAATTTCCTCCTCCTTACACCTGCAAACACCAGGTTTATCCCACCCTGCTGACACTGCTCGGGAAATACAAGCCTCTTGTTCTCTTCACCACAGATATTTTAGCTACACTTTATCCTGCCAGAACCCCTgtttaattgatttttctcacagagaaAAGACTCCATCAGTCATCAGCATTTGGTAAGCTCTTTAATGGCAAGCTTATGGTGTAACTACACTGTTGGATTTGGTGCCTCGGTGGTGGGAGCAGaaggaggaacagaaaaatatgcagGGCTCCACTGGAGGCTTACACCTTTTAAAGCATTGAACAGAAGGGCAACATCATTTGGCAACCCGTTTCACAGCTTTGTAGTCCCAAAGAGACAGAGATCTTCCAGCCAGAAAACAAATGGTGGAAAGCACACGAAGGGCAGTCTTTGCCTGGCGTGGCACAACACCATTTCTGCTCGACGTGCTGAGCTCTGACTGATCCTGGCATCAGTAAAGGAAAACTTGACAAtagaaaaaatggtatagacTGAAATCCAGAGCTGGTGTTTCCACCGCCACCCCCAAAAACACAAGCAGACATCCTGTACATGCAGTGCTACCACAGATCTTTGCCCACATAAGCAACAGCAGGTCAGCACAGAAAGGGAATTTCAAAGTTCAATGTATTTTACATGAAACCAGAGAGCTTTATTGTTGTTGGTAGTTAACTTATTCAAAGAAGgttttttcttcagacaaatGAACTCCCTCTTTGTTGATCTGTGCTTTTCTGACCAGGCTCGTACGGACTGAGCAGTGTTGCGTGGCTCTGTGGAAACTGGTGTCTGTAATAACACAGATGCACCTTTAGGTATTTCCTTCCGTAAAACAACCTAGCAACGAGAAAAAAAGCCTAACCTAGAGCCTGTAAATGATCACTCGGCACACTGAAGGGGTGACTGTAGGTAGGTGAACAGGTTTCCTTCCACATCAGATACCATCCATGCAACCAAGTCTCGCTCAGCACACCTTACGTGTGGCACAGCTCCAAAACGCAGCAGGTAGCGTGGTCAGGTCACTGATGCAAGAAAACTAACTCTGCCTGTTCCCATCCCAAGTGGCATTTCCACAGGCATGCACCTTCCAAAGGCAGGCACTGTGCAGAGGGAAATGGCCCACAGCAGTAGCTGGGGCTGGAGAAGCCCAGTCGGGTTCAGGCCATCGTGCTCAGGGGTGTGTTATTCATCGCATCTCTGTGAGGAGACAGTTTGCCAATGTTTTCTCTTAAATTGGCTGCCTGCATCATGAGCAAGTCCTTCTAAGAGTTTTTTTTACTGTGCGTTTTATgaagcagctttctgctccctgcctgttGCTCCCACCTACCCACATGGTATCATAAATAACGCtagggaagagaggaggaggcttTTCAATTTGCCTTTTCTCCACCCCTTCCTCCATCACCATCCCAATGCATTCCTCAGGCAGGATGCCAACATAGAAACACAACTTGTAACGTCCAGAGCAGCTTTCTTACACACTGCAGAGGTTCAATGAGTGGATACTTGTCAGGGTGGTCGGGGCGGTCTCGGAAATCCCGGCACCTCCGTGAAAGGGCGCTTTTCCATGCCTTCCCCTGCTACCCAGGCCAGCTGTCACATCCCAGAGGTCTGTTCTCCCCCCTGGCATTCCTGGTGTTTCTGAGGCCCCAGGCCGCActgtgctggctgtgctcagcGTACCTCTTCTCACCCACAGATCTAAAAGTGCCATACACACTGGTGGGCAAATAATACTAACAGCCCTTTTTACAAGGGGCTGCCCTGCGGGTGGGACTTTCAAAGAAGCTCCTCTGCTCCCACCGAATTTCACAGAGGACCAGCTGCTGAGATGTGCCCGAAGCTTGGAGCAAGGCAGTGGCAGAGCTGCCCACATTTTCTCACCAAGCCCCCAGACGCACGAGCATTCACGCATGTGTTCACAAACCCAGTATCTCTGTCTGGCAGCAAAGCCAGGGGTTAATTGCCCCTGGTTAATTATCGAAAGGCTACTAACCTCAAAAtatgcggggggggggggggggggaggggggagtgaggaaaaattaaaatacaaataaaatatataaatactttgCGATACAGTGAAGCCAGTTCTGCATCTCCTGCATCGTTTGGTTAAGTATGGAACAAGTAACATGataatacagaaatgtatttggtCAAAGTAAGCAATCaatattttttgataaaatacATTCTATATTAATGCTCATTCACATTTAATACACACGTCAATTACGTTTTCTATGTATAAAATTCCAGTTTATTGTTAGTGCTGCCTGGTAGTGCTTCAGTTCAGCAGTGGGGGTCCACACATTCGGCTCCCAGCAGCGTGACAGGGGACACGAGcgtgcagctctctgcagggccAAGCCTCATGCACCCTCTGGAGTTTTGCTTCAACAAAATCTTGCTGGCTGCAGTGGGGATTTTGCAGGggtgggagctgcagaaggGTCCCCAGCTACCACGCACTTGCTTTCTGGTGCAGAGGTCACTCCAACGGCATATGGCATTCCAACAAAAAAAGTGAGTTAGTGAATGCAGAAAATAACGTATCTACATAATTTACAGCTTTATGTTTGCATACAACCATATTAATGCTAAACTGCTCATTAACAATTCAATCGATAGCTTGTGCTactgtaaattatttcttgctTCGCATtacagcagaggaaagccaGCCCCATTTGCTTCCATTTGCACGAGCCACAGCTGGAGGACTGGATGCTACAAAGAGAAAGCTTCTCCCAAAGCAAGGTTCTTTTTAAAGTTATGGCATCTTTTTGAGATGGAGAGGAACAGAAACTTAGGGACTTAAAGCAGGGATGGAAACCACTGTTCTTGCACTTCATTTCCATAAGCGAAAAGCCTATTGCTGCTGTACAGTGTTATACAATGAACTGCCACAGTTCTCACGTCACTAGTCCATAGAAAACGTGTTGCAACTATCATGTTTATGCCTGCATGCCGAAAGAATGTACAAAGTTTCActaagctctttttttcttccacttttttttttttttaatatttttaaacttggaCTTTTAAAGCATTGCAGACACTTCTGTGTGTAATCAGGTACCGCACACCATCCTGGCTATGGAAGTTCGTTGCCTCAGATTGGAAAAATCAAATGCTATGCATCTCTCAACCCATCATCAGAAATGTAAACCCCCAAGAAAACTTACTCTCTTAagtaactttggaaaaaaaaagtctttaaaaagtCTATGGACAAGGAGATGTTGCTACCAACAGGGTTTTCAAAATGGCATGAGTTGTTTCTGGGAGTTGTCCAAGCATTTTCTCTTCActcaatttctgttttttataaagCTAATTCTGTATAAAAGGGCTTTTGAACTGTGTGGCCTTcattttgccattaaaaaatgaagaaaaaaaaggaattaatttagaaacattttgatCTATTATGGAAAATAGCTGTCTTACAACAGAACTGCTTTGCTTCttatattttcagtatgaaaGACATGTAAATAAGAGACCCTGCATCTTCACAGTCTGGCACTCATTGGAGCCACTTAAACCCATGCAAAGTAGGTACAAAATACTAGGGGCCTTCCTGCTTGGGTAGTATTTTAGCTCCCCTCTGCAGGAGTGGAAATGCCCAGATCAGCTCAAAGGCCCAGTGTGAGGAAAAAGTCCAGCATAACATTAAGAGCCAGATGCTGGTTTATACCCTTATGGCTTCCAAGTTAAGTTGCACTTCAACTGGCAATGCTGCAAGATTTACGTAATAATTTACCggtgttttaaaaacaatgaagctTAAAGTTGGTTTTCATGCACAAGTGGGATATGCAATGGCTGATTTAATTGATCAAATTTgtataaaaacagtatttggcTTTTGGGTTATATGGTGTGAGACTACCCAGGTTCATTATGATGTGTACTGTTGATACCAGAGCTCTAATTACTCCCAGTTATTAATCCAATCACTTGTAAACTCAGGTGTCAGTAAAATGACATTAACACATCTGACAAAAAATACTCCCTTGGATTTCCCACTTCCCATCATTTTTGTCGAGCCTTCATGTGCACTTCTGCAGTACTGACCACTATtaaactaaatttttttttcaggagaaaccTCTCAAAGTTTGGTGCTCTGTCTGGTAGTAGAGAGTCAAAAATCATAGCTGTTAAACTAAAAAGCAAAGCGTGGCTTGCATCTACTCTCTGCACCGATTTCCCCCGAGAGGTTACGTGTGAGTACTCAGCACCCCAGCCCCATGGTTCCTACATTCAAAGTACCCTACATTCGTGTCAGTGAATGTTACTCTCGAACACAAATCAAGGAGACAGTCAGCAACGAAACTACTTCTAGACTGGCAATGGCAGAATGCTACCAAGACAACTCCATAGAAACCCCACTCAAGCAGGAGCAAAATTCAGGTCGCTTCTTAGCAAAGCTCAtcacagattattattatttcttaaaaaaaaaaaagtaaaacttttaTCCTGGGAGCCAGATATCCCCATGTAATGTGCTAGATCAAACAGGCTAGCGTGGGACCACCTGATCCCACCTGGTACCAAAAGATTCcccatttttcagcttctctgaaaATTACTGCTGACTGACACCCATTTGTTGGTGATCGGCTTCTGGTTCCTCTTCTTCCACATCTGCATTATATTCTTCAAATGCATCATCATCAACATCTGGAAGCCCAAGTAGctacaaagaagagaaaataccGTGTAATAGCGAGTTACCCACTCATGCAGTTTCGCTTTAAATCTTCCCACAATACCTAGATGTCACTTCTTGGAAACCTCAGATCCTAGAATAACAGCATTACATAACAATCTCaactctctttctctccctcatgTGATAGAGAAAGGTTTGAAAATGCATCCTCACACCAAATTAAGTGCTCAGAGACcagaagataaataaaaccaaagcaaagcactttCAAAAAGCTCTGCCTTTGTCCCTGAGGTCATATCACAATTTTTTGAGTGTTTAGACCTGGCAGTGGTTTAACTTCAGAACAAACCATGATTATACTGTAGCAGTAGTTAACTTGATTTAAGATTGTGTTGAGTAACCATCCTTAGTCCAAAAAATAAAGCGTCCTCATGCAGAACTGGCTAGTGGGGAGTAGGCAGTGTCCCTAAAATCCTAAGGATCTCACCATGTTAATTGCTTTTTCCTGAACTCTTCACTCCACCACACCAGATGAAGACTTGCATGCTGGGTGAAGCAATCTCTGTAACAAATACTGTGTGTTCAAACGAAAGTTGCCCAAATCCCTTTACATTTCTGCAAATTAGATTTGGGCTTCTGAAGAACTGCCAGTTCATCTTCCTTGGACCATGTTTGGATGCCTCCATCTGACGTCTCAGATCACTGCCATGGCATTTGTCTGCCACAGGAGAAGGAGCAAATAACAGTGCTTGAACTTCTTCCATCTCCTCCAAAAGGTTGCCAAGCCAACAGAAGTCAAGAAGACAGACAAACCAAATAATAACCAAAATAATGTATCTGTTCTGGAAATCTCATATTAGAATCCTATACTACCAGCTGCTAATATCCACAAGCAAAACCACATGCCAGTCATTACTGGGAATACTATGTATTTAGCTTGCCAGGGCTGGAAGAGCAGCACAGACACGTGTGTGCAACACCCTGTTTGGAGTGCAACACAGCTGCTATCTCTCAAAGgagacaaaaccagaaaaatcacAAGAGTGATGCTTGCTCGGTGGTAGTATGAAAAAGGTTGTGACGAGGCAGATTTTTAGAGATCTAAACTAATTCAGTCCATGATTAACATTCAAAATTATCTGGTAGACAATTACAGAGAATTAGCTTCCAGGTCCATGTATTCTTCACCATCACtgtgagaaaaacagttttttagtTGCAGGGTTTCTCAGCAGCAAAATGGAAGGAGAATTTGCTGACTACATCCCTCCTTcgcattttaaaaatacttacagaGAGACCCCAGCTGAAGTGTTCTTGTCTTCTgagcagaacaaacagaaaaaaatactcccATGCATACGCATTTTTCAAATCTTATGTTGAACTGCATAATGTGAAATGACACGGTTCATTTTCAGGATGTGGGggctttctttcatttttaagctaaaattaaaacagtttttaaaatgtaaaagcaagGCCTCTagacttctctctttttccctcagtATTATTTTCGCTCAACTGATTTGGTATATTCAAATTAGATTTGTGTGTCGTACTGCTCCGTTTACATCAACCGGCAGAAAGAGCtttgatcacttttttttttgcccagctCCACTAATAATTCCTCCCTGATTTGCAGGGAAATGAGCCACAGGATTGAGAGccccattttcattttatgggATGCTGGAAGCCTTTTATGTGCAAAActagcacacacacaaaaaaaatccacaacatACACCGCAAGAACCAAAAAGATTCTCAAGCCTACAGGTCTCTGTTTTCCACACATCCCCCTTACTTTCACTCTCAGGACACgcagctctcctctccctggCATGGCGAACATCAGGATCAAAGCCAACACCCACCTCAGGTAAGTTTTACGGAGAGTAGGATGGATGGGGACAGGGTGAGATGCTCCTCCAAGGGAGGCACAGTTTTGCTCTCTCGTGGATGCTTTCAAGGTAGGATTTTCCAAGACACCTGGCACCTCTGCCATCCCTCACCACCCTTAAACACTTACTGGTCTCTGCACTGCAGTGGCAAATCAGCCAAGATCTTGACCCCAAGGTGGAAGGATCAGGTGCAGAGAGAGCTCTGCAAACATTTGGGTCAAAACAGGAGGAGGTAAGATAAAAGTTGGGGACAAAATAAGATGATGAAGGTGTGAGCTGACCCCAGACCAGCTCTCATGTCTACTTCTAGTCCATATCTACTTTGTACACTGAAGTATCATCTCTGTGGCAGACTGGAAAGGACtttaatagaaagaaaagagagagctgATCCATTAGCCAAATAGGCAAAGGGAACAAAACTGGCAGGTGGGGATGCGGTGAGAAGGACAACAggagggtggtggggagggaagaaggacaaccagcagctgcacagcGTGAACTACATCTCCTTATTCCTGCTGGCCAAACTACCCATCTGCTAGGTATTGTTAGAAGTAAAGGGAGGCCAATGGGACATATATGAATCCAATGAACTTGGGGTAAATGGCTTTTACACTGCAGACTCCCCACTTTGGATACAGGCTTTTAGACCAGAGGTAAACTCAGTGCAGGAATCCTGCTAAGTTTTATGACTCACTTTCTGGTTCTCTGCAAACTCTTAAGGTTAGTGCCATTTCCCTcaggcattttttatttttatgtctttcttaaCTCTTTCAAAGTGCCCTGATACAAATAACCTAGTACTTTCAAAGTCACAGACTCATGAAACCAGTGTGTCAATGCCTCCTACCAAAAGCTGACAtacaaacacactgaaaaataaaccaagtcCAAGACAGAGCTTCAGCAGCTGATGAGATACCATATGAGAGGTGATATGCTGTCATATCTCGGTGTGACAGGATTTGTCTCCAAGCAGATATGCTTAGAAGCATGGACACCTCTGCCTGCTTCCAGGCACAGACATGGCACCACTGAGACAAGGGCGTTGGAGGAGCTGGGATGCTCTGAGGAAAACAGTGTTAATTCTTCAAGAGGCACCAAAAGCCATTAAAGGAGTTAGTTTGGATGGAAGATGGGGGGTGTTCACCAGAGCCAGGTTCAAAAGTTGGCTGGGCTGTGCATCCAGGTGAGGGGCAGCCTCAAAATCAACATCGCTGGCATTTACCCTTTCGGTGTCTGGTAGTTTTGGAAATCCCCAAATAAACAGATGACAAGGCAAATGGCACATCTTGGTGGAAACCAACATTTCCTGTGCTGCCTCCAGCAAAAAAACAGCTTGACCTTGTCTAGAGCAGGGTTTAGAGGTGCAGTTTAGCCGTCATGGGTAAACCAATGCTTTTTGAAAGTCTTGTCTAGACTTTTCTCTCACAGTAGGTTTGTTTGGATAGTGGGGAAGAAATGTCCTGCAATTGCACTATTATCTCCACGCTCACAGCAAGgttatttcattaacaaaacaaGTCTAGCACAGAAAGGACAGTGCAATGGAGTTCCAAGGAAATAATTTCCCAATACTGATCAAGAGTGGTTTTGTTCTGATAAACGCATGATGGTGTAAAATAACAGTTTCTATATATCTACTGTACCACTCTCCACTTCTTAAAATCTATCCTACCATGTGTGAGCTGTTTTGAATAATTACAATACAGGAAAAATGTCAATACGTTTCTCATTAGACTTGTCAACACACAACCATACACTGAATGATAAAACCAGCTTCATTACAACCAATGCAAACCCCTCGGTACTAAGTCAAAGGAGACTCTCATAAGCTATCTTTGTGGTACCtctaagagaaaatgaagaggaacTTTGCGGTCTGCAGGAGGGCTCTGATAATTGAGGATGCTATTCTTGAGCAGACAAAAGCACAATGAAATTCAACAGATtagaagcaaaacaagaaaaaatataaataaagttgTAAATAAAAGAGTTTTCCAGAAGAGTGTAACTAatgatttgaagaaaaactgcCCAGTAGTGTTCTACTCTTCAAGTCATCTGAGGCCTTCACATCCAGACTGGATGTCTTTGGTAAAGATATGTTCCAGCTCAACCACAGCTTGTGTGCTTGGTTACAGGAATCATTGTGTGGAATCTGACATGTTAACGAAGCGCCCAGACTGAATTAGCATAATGGTTCCCCTGGCTTTGAACCTTTTTATCCTGAAGTAGCTTAACTTGGTTTGACTGAAGCCAATTTCTCAGCAACGTAAgctacactgaaataaatgcgGTTTAAAATGAAGTAAGTGATCTGTACCAATTTAATTAAGTCTTTTTGAAGTCCTCTTTACTTAGACCAATGGAAGTCTCTCCTCAAAGACACAGCTTTTCTGAGTGGGAGAAAACAGCTATGAAGATCCATGAGCCGAATATTGTTCTGGGaagcatatttatatttttgtatgttttcacaATTACAAGCAGCTGTTCTGAAGGATCAGATTTCCAGACTTTTCTAAGAAAAGTGTGCATCTGTTCTATTTATTTCCAGTCTCTcagaggatttttaaaattatgttcttTCATGTCGACCAGCTGCGGCTTTCTGTGGCAACGCAAGGGTGCAACGTGGGGAGGCCCGGTGTTTTCATATCACCACTCCCTTTCACTCCAAATACTTGGGATAAATTTTCAGCCTTCGTGATTAGTCAGCCAGAAAAACACAGGAGGAGAAGCTGTCTGCATGTTCACTTAAGTTTTTGGTCAGCTTTGCCACAGGCATCAAGGGAGATGCAGGGAAGAAGCATGGGCCTAGTGATGAAGCTCCGCTCTCCTCTGCACCAGCCTGTCCGTCCAGCCCGGGTCATGtcaaaaaattaatgaattacGAGCAGTCAAGCTTCAGTTATTGTATTTGACTATTGCATTTACTGTAATTATTGCATTTTAGTAGTCCTTTCCAAAGGAGAGGCTGTGCAAGAGGAGGCTTTGGCAAACCAGATGGAGCACAATGGCCAGCCCAACAAAGTCACCTCACCCTGACAAAAAACAGGTTTCCACCCAAATCTTAGTGTAAAACAAGGACAGAGAAAGCTAAGCAGCCACAAAACAGTGAAAGGCAAGAATATaagcccccctccccaccaaaTCCAGGTTtggctctgtcctcttcccAAGCTTTAACTAAAATGGTGTTAGCAAGTATCAGGCGGCAGCCATCCTAAGAGCAAAAGCTGAACCACCACCGGGGTCCTTGCAAAATTCCCAACTTACAGCACCGGGAAATCACTCTGGTGCAAAGTCCTGACTCGTGTCACATTCCTGGGAGGCAGCGATGCCATCCCCATGCAGAGACTGTGTGCCACCGGCTACAGCACCAGTTGGCTTCCCACCCCAGGCAGGCATCTCATTCTCTCACATGCATAGCTGGAAATAAGAAGGCAGCTGGCCTCTAAGAAGCAATCTGCAAATGCCTGATAGAGACTGATGTGCTAACACCCCTGCACATGGGCAACTGATTGCAGAAGTAAGGAGAAGAACTGCTTTGCCCCATCCAGTACTACTGTAGTGACAGTCACAGACAACTGACAGCatttagaagtaaaaaagaaGCACTTACGGGTCTGAAGGACTTGAAGactttttccagtatttcatgGAGCGTCTTTTTCCCACAGGAGGAGATGTAGTCCTGCGCGAGCTGCAGGAAAGGTAAGCAGTCCTCGCTTTCACTCCACACGTGCTGAAAGCCAACAGCAACACAAGAAAGAGAAGGTGTTAACAGGAACCCACGCTGACCTCTCCACATGGTTTTATAAGGTGACAGGTTGTAAACATCTGCCAAAGTACACTGGGCCCCCTTAGGTTCGGACTCGCACTGTGGGCTGTTTCAGAGGCCAAGCTTCTGAGGAGGAACTTTGATGTTACTGACACCATGAAAcggaaggcagggagggaaatcACATGCACGTTTTACAAGtagaggtgtttttgtttgataCTGGCCCTGCTTAGACCTGGAAGTCACgttgggttttctttccttctgcatcaTCTGCTGCCATAAAGCCCTCAGGAAGAGCTAAAGCATCTCTTTGTCCTCCCAGTGTTGGTGCAAGTGCTATGTGA
The genomic region above belongs to Cygnus atratus isolate AKBS03 ecotype Queensland, Australia chromosome 2, CAtr_DNAZoo_HiC_assembly, whole genome shotgun sequence and contains:
- the MTURN gene encoding maturin, translating into MAFEALAEAAERWCARTPFQLIAAEETERRMDFYAEPGVSFYVLCPEAACGDNFHVWSESEDCLPFLQLAQDYISSCGKKTLHEILEKVFKSFRPLLGLPDVDDDAFEEYNADVEEEEPEADHQQMGVSQQ